The bacterium DNA segment GTAAAAAAAGAAGTTTTGACGAAGAAATGGACGGATTGGGTGGATTACTGGTCGGTTGATTTCAATATGGAAAGCCGGAAAGAAATTGTCCGGACAATCAATCCTGATACACAAGAGGAAAAAGAAGAATGGACAGGCGGGTATATTTTTGAAAATGAATGGCAGTCATTCAGGACAAAGAAGGACAGGAAACTCGAGCTTGTGTCCGCAGAAAAGGAAGTATCAAAAGGTCGGCGTAAGGTCGCTGTTAAGGTCGTCGATATTTTCGGCAACGACACAACAAGAGTTATTGAGGTTAATATTTCATAATGGCACTGCATAAAAAATTTCCCAAAGATAAGTTTGCGATTTTAGAGCCGGAGATTCGCTGGTTTCCGGCGGATGAGGCTTTGCGTGAGCAGGGTTATGAAAAACTGCTCCCGCCCTTTGTGCCGGAGCTTAGGAAAAAAGTTAAGGAGTGGCGGGATACAGGGTATGATGGGGCAAGCCCGACCTCGAAGGCTCTTTTGAATTGGTGGTTTAAGCAGGAGCATTTGGCTTATGGGGCGGATGGTGATACCTTCTTATTTCAGTATTACTTTGCCCAGCGTGAAGCGGTTGAAACGATTGTCTGGCTTTATGATGTTTCGGGTGTCCGAAATAAATATGACCTTCTTCCTTTTGATTCTCTGGGCCGGGTAAGCCCGAATATGTTTGATGAGGACTGGCTGAGACTTGTTATCAAAATGGCGACCGGAAGCGGTAAAACAAAAGTAATGAGTTTGCTTCTGGCATGGTCATATTTCCATAAACTTTATGAGCGGGAGTCAGAGCTTTCCCGGAACTTTCTTTTGATCACGCCGAATATTATTGTCCTTGAGCGCATCAAGACCGATTTTGACGGGTTAAAGATATTTTATCAGGATCCTGTTTTGCCGGATAACGGCTATGAAGGAAGAAGCTGGCAGGATGATTTTCAGATAACTTTGCATTTGCAGGACGATTTAACGGCGATTTCTCCGACCGGTAATATATTTCTTACTAACATTCACCGGGTCTATGAGAGCGATGTTAAAGAGGCGTCTTTTAACGATGAGGATTTAACGGATTATTTCTTAGGTCAAAAGCCGGTCTCAAAGACAAACGAGTCATTGATTGAATTAAGCAACGTGGTTCGGGATATTGACGAGATGGTTATTTTTAATGATGAAGCGCATCATATACACGACCCGAAGATGGCATGGTTTAAGTCCATTCAGGATATAAATAATAAACTCAAGCTAAAGGATAAGCAAATCGCTTTACAGATAGATTGCACCGCAACGCCGAAGCATAATAACGGCGGGATTTTTGTTCAGACTATTTCGGACTATCCCCTTGTTGAGGCAATCCACCAGGGCGTTGTTAAAACTCCGGTGTTGCCGGATGAAGCAAGCCGAGGGAAATTGCGGGAACGCCAAAGCGCTATATTTACCGAAAAATATGAAGATTATATCAATCTTGGCATTGCAGAATGGCGGAAGACGTATAAAGAGCTTGAACCTACCGGGAAAAAAGCGATTTTGTTCATCATGACGGATGATACAAAGAACTGTGATGAGGTGCAGGCATATTTGGAAAAGAATTATGCCGATCTAAACGGTAAGGTCTTAACGATTCACACTAATAAAAGCGGTGATATAACCGAAAAGGTCACCGGCAAAGCCAAAGAGGAGCTTGACCGGCTTCGTAAGCAGGCGAATGATATTGACAGACGGGAAAGTCCTTATGAAGTTATTGTTTCCGTCTTAATGTTAAAAGAGGGCTGGGACGTTAAGAATGTGACGACGATTGTCGGGCTTCGGGCGTATTCAGCACAGTCGAATATTCTGCCGGAGCAGACGCTTGGCCGCGGCTTACGCCGGATGTTTTTCGGCCGGGAAGATGTTGAAGAATACGTCAGTGTTATTGGCACTCCGGCTTTCATGGATTTTGTCGAGTCTATAAAAGCTGAAGGTGTTGAATTGGAAAAGCGGAAAATGGACTCAACGACAAAAGCGGTCACACCGACAGTTATTGAAATTGACCATAATAATCCAAAGAAAGATATTCACCGGTTGGATATAGAGCTTCCTATTCTAACTCCGAGGATTCAACGGGAATATAAGAACTTGGCAGACTTAAAACCTGCCGGATTCAAGAACGCAAAGCTCAAGGTAAAGCAGTTTAACGAACAGGAACAGCGCGAGATTGTCTTTAAGCACGTTGTCGAGGAAAAGATTCATCATACGACCATTCTTGAAAGCAATATTGAGCCGAATTATCAGAGCGTTATCGGTTTTTTTGCCCATAGCATTATGCGGGAGCTCCGCCTGTTCGGATGTTATGACGTTTTATTCGGCAAGGTAAAGGACTTTGTGCAGATGTATCTATTCGAGGCAGGAGTTGACCTTGAGGATAAAAACATATTAAGAAACCTATCGGAACTTGAAGCGACAAAAACGATACTCGAAACATTTAAAAAGGCGATTAACGAGTTGACGGTTAAGGATGTCGGAGACGCCGAGATAAAGAATTATATCAAGGTGAGCAATAGCCGGCCATTTGTTGTGAATGACAGGGCTTATCTGGTGCCGAAAAAGAGCGTTTTTAATCGAATTGTCGGCGACAGCCAGTTTGAACTTGATTTCGCCGATTTTTTGGAGCGATTGAGCGATGATGAGGTTGTTTCGTTTACAAAGAATTATTACGAAGTGCATTTCAAGATAGACTATAAAAATGCAGATGGAACGATTGCCAATTATTACCCGGACTTTTTTGTTAAGACTGATGATAAAACAGTTTATATCGTTGAAACAAAAGGGCGTGAGGATTTAGACGACCCCTTAAAGATAACAAGGCTTGCCCAGTGGTGTGATGACGC contains these protein-coding regions:
- a CDS encoding DEAD/DEAH box helicase family protein — its product is MALHKKFPKDKFAILEPEIRWFPADEALREQGYEKLLPPFVPELRKKVKEWRDTGYDGASPTSKALLNWWFKQEHLAYGADGDTFLFQYYFAQREAVETIVWLYDVSGVRNKYDLLPFDSLGRVSPNMFDEDWLRLVIKMATGSGKTKVMSLLLAWSYFHKLYERESELSRNFLLITPNIIVLERIKTDFDGLKIFYQDPVLPDNGYEGRSWQDDFQITLHLQDDLTAISPTGNIFLTNIHRVYESDVKEASFNDEDLTDYFLGQKPVSKTNESLIELSNVVRDIDEMVIFNDEAHHIHDPKMAWFKSIQDINNKLKLKDKQIALQIDCTATPKHNNGGIFVQTISDYPLVEAIHQGVVKTPVLPDEASRGKLRERQSAIFTEKYEDYINLGIAEWRKTYKELEPTGKKAILFIMTDDTKNCDEVQAYLEKNYADLNGKVLTIHTNKSGDITEKVTGKAKEELDRLRKQANDIDRRESPYEVIVSVLMLKEGWDVKNVTTIVGLRAYSAQSNILPEQTLGRGLRRMFFGREDVEEYVSVIGTPAFMDFVESIKAEGVELEKRKMDSTTKAVTPTVIEIDHNNPKKDIHRLDIELPILTPRIQREYKNLADLKPAGFKNAKLKVKQFNEQEQREIVFKHVVEEKIHHTTILESNIEPNYQSVIGFFAHSIMRELRLFGCYDVLFGKVKDFVQMYLFEAGVDLEDKNILRNLSELEATKTILETFKKAINELTVKDVGDAEIKNYIKVSNSRPFVVNDRAYLVPKKSVFNRIVGDSQFELDFADFLERLSDDEVVSFTKNYYEVHFKIDYKNADGTIANYYPDFFVKTDDKTVYIVETKGREDLDDPLKITRLAQWCDDANNRQKKIEYKMLYVKQEDWDKYKPNNWNDIIQVFSPAESGLPR